Proteins encoded by one window of Gordonia jinghuaiqii:
- the rho gene encoding transcription termination factor Rho translates to MTDTDLITAPAGQDSAGSAAPDSGQPATKTRARTGLTGMVLSELRTVAGELGIKGTSGMRKGDLIAAIKERQAGGAAAPAAKTTGSRAKAASAKASTAEEQLTIADSTDTATSDAPKSASRAGTRSGTRKAASGDAEAAKGDASNDESVQNDSAKNDSAKNDSAKNDSGQNEPASDDAAKGGNAASDTDSGDTAGGRERRRRDSSGDASGDTEAGDQRTRRSRNQNREGGQNRDNQNRDGGQNREGGQNREGGRNRDNQNRDGGQNRDNQNRDGSQNRDGGQNRDDRDDDGEGGGRRRGRRFRERRRGQNRDTPNEPQVSDDDVLQPVAGILDVLDNYAFVRTSGYLAGPNDVYVSMNLVRKNGLRRGDAITGAVKVPRDGGDQQQNQRQKFNPLVRLDSVNGGDVEAAKRRPEFNKLTPLYPNQRLRLETTPDRLDTRVIDLIMPIGKGQRALIVSPPKAGKTTILQDIANAIATNNPECHLMVVLVDERPEEVTDMQRSVKGEVIASTFDRPPSDHTSVSELAIERAKRLVESGKDVVVLLDSITRLGRAYNNASPASGRILSGGVDSTALYPPKRFLGAARNIENGGSLTIIASALVETGSTGDTVIFEEFKGTGNAELKLDRKISERRVFPAVDVNLSSTRKDELLLSPEEFAIVHKLRRLLAGLDSQQAIDLLISQLKKTKTNIEFLMSVQKTAPGGGNNSD, encoded by the coding sequence GTGACCGATACGGACCTCATCACCGCACCTGCCGGGCAGGATTCCGCGGGTTCGGCCGCTCCCGACTCGGGGCAACCGGCCACCAAGACACGCGCGCGCACCGGCCTGACCGGCATGGTGCTCAGCGAACTGAGGACTGTTGCCGGTGAACTCGGCATCAAGGGCACATCCGGAATGCGCAAGGGCGATCTGATCGCCGCCATCAAGGAGCGCCAGGCCGGCGGCGCTGCGGCGCCCGCCGCCAAGACCACCGGCAGCAGGGCAAAGGCCGCCTCGGCCAAGGCCTCCACCGCCGAGGAGCAGCTGACCATCGCCGACTCCACCGACACCGCCACGAGCGACGCCCCCAAGAGTGCGTCGCGTGCCGGCACCCGGAGCGGGACCAGGAAAGCCGCCTCGGGTGACGCCGAAGCCGCCAAGGGCGACGCCTCGAACGACGAGAGCGTGCAGAACGACTCGGCCAAGAACGACTCGGCCAAGAACGACTCGGCCAAGAACGATTCGGGGCAGAACGAGCCCGCTTCGGATGACGCCGCCAAGGGTGGCAACGCCGCGTCGGACACCGATTCCGGGGACACCGCAGGCGGGCGCGAACGGCGTCGACGCGACAGCTCGGGCGACGCGTCCGGCGACACCGAGGCCGGTGACCAGCGCACGCGTCGTAGCCGTAACCAGAATCGCGAGGGCGGCCAGAACCGCGACAATCAGAATCGCGACGGTGGCCAGAACCGCGAGGGTGGCCAGAACCGCGAGGGCGGACGCAATCGCGACAATCAGAATCGCGACGGCGGCCAGAACCGCGACAACCAGAACCGCGATGGCAGCCAGAACCGCGATGGTGGCCAGAACCGCGATGACCGTGACGACGACGGTGAAGGCGGCGGTCGTCGCCGTGGCCGCAGGTTCCGCGAACGGCGCCGTGGCCAGAACCGCGACACACCGAACGAGCCGCAGGTCTCCGATGACGACGTGTTGCAGCCGGTCGCGGGCATCCTCGACGTGCTCGACAACTACGCGTTCGTGCGGACCTCCGGGTATCTGGCCGGCCCGAACGACGTCTACGTCTCGATGAACCTCGTCCGCAAGAACGGGCTCCGGCGCGGCGACGCGATCACCGGTGCCGTCAAGGTGCCCCGTGACGGCGGCGATCAGCAGCAGAACCAGCGTCAGAAGTTCAACCCGCTGGTCCGCCTCGACTCCGTCAACGGCGGCGACGTAGAGGCGGCCAAGCGCCGCCCCGAGTTCAACAAGCTCACCCCGCTGTACCCGAATCAGCGGCTGCGCCTGGAGACCACGCCGGACCGGCTCGACACCCGCGTCATCGACCTCATCATGCCGATCGGCAAGGGTCAGCGTGCGCTGATCGTGTCGCCGCCGAAGGCCGGTAAGACGACGATCCTGCAGGACATCGCCAACGCGATCGCCACCAACAACCCCGAATGCCACCTCATGGTCGTGCTCGTCGACGAGCGGCCCGAGGAGGTCACCGACATGCAGCGTTCGGTGAAGGGGGAGGTCATCGCCTCGACCTTCGACCGTCCGCCGTCAGACCACACCTCGGTGTCGGAGTTGGCCATCGAGCGTGCGAAGCGGCTCGTGGAGAGCGGCAAAGACGTTGTGGTGCTGCTGGATTCGATCACCCGGCTGGGACGTGCGTACAACAACGCGTCCCCGGCATCGGGCCGAATCCTGTCCGGCGGTGTCGATTCCACCGCGCTGTACCCGCCGAAGCGATTCCTCGGTGCGGCGCGCAACATCGAGAACGGCGGCTCGCTGACGATCATCGCGTCGGCGCTGGTCGAGACCGGTTCGACCGGCGACACGGTGATCTTCGAGGAGTTCAAGGGCACCGGCAACGCCGAGCTCAAGCTCGACCGCAAGATCTCCGAGCGGCGCGTGTTCCCGGCGGTCGACGTGAACCTGTCGAGCACACGTAAGGACGAGCTGTTGCTGTCGCCGGAGGAGTTCGCCATCGTGCACAAGCTGCGGCGTCTCCTCGCGGGCCTGGACTCGCAGCAGGCCATCGACCTGCTGATCAGTCAGCTGAAGAAGACCAAGACGAACATCGAGTTCCTGATGTCGGTGCAGAAGACCGCACCCGGCGGCGGCAACAACTCCGACTAG
- a CDS encoding sulfite reductase subunit alpha encodes MYDAASAGTSLAAGTAATTPSTRVGTARPGRTARSPWNRRNPYPATILANTVLSGPGSAKEVRHLEFDLVDSGITYEPGDGIGIAPVNDPALVDLILERLGAAGDEIIADRKSTYTLREALSLRYEISVPSKYLVKTIAERTGHPELSRLLTAGDPQALDVWLRGRDVLDVLDIDPSLTFTPEELLEELGPLTHREYSISSSPLVHPGRVHITMATVRYVADERARGGVCSTHLADRCAPGDAVSVFIAPNKNFRLPADDVAAIMIGPGTGVAPFRAFLHERAARGADGANWLFFGDQHRDVDYLYADELDGFVTDGILNRLDLAFSRDQDHKVYVQDRMRESGADLFSWLESGAHLYVCGDAATMADDVEAALHEIVGVHGGLGPDDAREYVDRLRSDKRYLRDVY; translated from the coding sequence ATGTACGACGCCGCATCGGCCGGCACCAGCCTGGCGGCCGGCACCGCAGCGACCACCCCCTCCACCCGTGTCGGCACTGCACGTCCCGGCCGGACGGCGCGCTCGCCCTGGAACCGGCGCAACCCGTACCCCGCGACGATCCTCGCGAACACCGTCCTGTCGGGACCCGGCTCGGCCAAGGAGGTCCGGCATCTCGAATTCGATCTCGTCGACAGCGGGATCACCTACGAGCCGGGCGACGGGATCGGCATCGCGCCGGTCAACGACCCCGCACTCGTCGATCTGATCCTCGAGCGGCTGGGCGCAGCCGGCGACGAGATCATCGCCGACCGAAAGTCCACGTACACGCTGCGTGAGGCTCTGAGCCTGCGCTACGAGATCTCCGTCCCGTCGAAGTACCTGGTCAAGACCATCGCCGAGCGAACCGGCCACCCGGAGCTGTCCCGGTTGCTGACCGCAGGCGACCCGCAGGCGCTCGATGTGTGGCTGAGGGGCCGCGACGTTCTCGACGTCCTCGACATCGATCCGTCACTGACGTTCACCCCGGAGGAACTCCTCGAAGAGCTCGGTCCCCTCACCCACCGCGAGTACTCGATCTCGTCGAGTCCCCTGGTCCACCCCGGCCGCGTGCACATCACCATGGCGACGGTGCGCTACGTCGCCGATGAGCGCGCACGCGGCGGCGTCTGCTCGACGCACCTCGCCGATCGGTGCGCGCCCGGAGATGCCGTGAGCGTCTTCATCGCCCCCAACAAGAACTTCCGCCTGCCCGCCGACGACGTCGCGGCGATCATGATCGGCCCGGGCACCGGGGTCGCGCCCTTCCGCGCGTTCCTGCACGAGCGGGCGGCTCGCGGCGCCGACGGCGCAAACTGGTTGTTCTTCGGTGACCAGCACCGAGACGTCGACTACCTCTATGCCGACGAACTCGACGGTTTCGTCACCGACGGCATTCTGAACCGGCTCGATCTCGCCTTCTCCCGCGACCAGGATCACAAGGTCTACGTGCAGGACCGCATGCGTGAGAGCGGCGCCGACCTGTTCTCGTGGCTCGAGTCCGGTGCCCATCTCTATGTGTGCGGTGACGCCGCGACAATGGCCGACGACGTCGAGGCCGCACTTCACGAGATCGTCGGCGTGCACGGCGGACTCGGCCCCGACGATGCCCGCGAGTACGTCGACCGGCTGCGCTCGGACAAGCGCTACCTGCGCGACGTGTACTGA
- the rpmE gene encoding 50S ribosomal protein L31: MKQGIHPEYAATTVVCGCGNTFETRSTAANGRINVEVCSQCHPFYTGKQKILDTGGRVARFEKRYGKRVK; this comes from the coding sequence ATGAAGCAGGGAATCCACCCCGAGTACGCGGCGACCACCGTCGTCTGCGGCTGCGGCAACACCTTCGAGACCCGCAGCACCGCTGCCAACGGTCGGATCAACGTCGAAGTCTGCTCGCAGTGCCACCCGTTCTACACGGGCAAGCAGAAGATCCTCGACACCGGCGGCCGCGTCGCCCGGTTCGAGAAGCGCTACGGCAAGCGCGTCAAGTAG
- the prfA gene encoding peptide chain release factor 1, which translates to MSTQSPSAIDDILAEHSGLERQLADPALHDDPTAARRVGKRFAELAPVMSTYAKLKAARDDLEAARELAADDASFASEIPALEATVDELDATLTDLLAPRDPHDADDVVLEIKSGAGGEESALFAADLARMYLKYCERHGWKAQVLGATESDLGGYKEATFSIKSKETVRDGVWSRLKFEGGVHRVQRVPVTESQGRIHTSAAGVLIYPEPEEVAEVVIDESDLRVDVYRSSGKGGQGVNTTDSAVRLTHLPTGIVVTCQNERSQLQNKARAMQVLAARLQAAAEEEAEATAAQGRAAQIRTVDRSERIRTYNFPENRITDHRIGYKANNLDAVLAGDMDSLLDALVAADRKARMEAD; encoded by the coding sequence GTGAGTACGCAGAGCCCCTCGGCCATCGATGACATCTTGGCCGAGCACTCGGGACTCGAACGTCAGCTGGCCGACCCGGCGTTGCACGACGACCCCACTGCCGCCCGCCGGGTGGGGAAGCGCTTTGCCGAACTCGCCCCGGTGATGTCGACCTACGCGAAGCTCAAGGCCGCCCGCGATGATCTCGAGGCGGCACGCGAACTCGCCGCCGACGACGCGTCGTTCGCCTCGGAGATCCCGGCCCTCGAGGCCACGGTCGACGAACTCGATGCGACCCTCACCGATCTCCTGGCCCCACGTGATCCCCACGACGCTGACGACGTGGTACTCGAGATCAAATCCGGTGCAGGCGGCGAGGAGTCGGCGCTGTTCGCCGCCGACCTCGCCCGGATGTACCTGAAATACTGTGAGCGCCACGGCTGGAAGGCGCAGGTGCTCGGTGCCACCGAGTCCGATCTCGGCGGCTACAAGGAGGCCACCTTCTCGATCAAGTCGAAGGAGACCGTCCGAGACGGGGTGTGGTCACGGCTGAAGTTCGAGGGCGGCGTCCACCGTGTGCAGCGCGTCCCGGTGACCGAGTCGCAGGGCCGCATCCACACCTCGGCGGCCGGTGTGCTGATCTATCCCGAACCCGAAGAGGTCGCCGAGGTCGTCATCGACGAGTCCGACCTGCGCGTCGACGTCTACCGGTCCTCCGGCAAAGGCGGGCAGGGCGTGAACACCACCGACTCGGCGGTTCGACTCACCCACCTACCGACCGGCATCGTCGTCACGTGCCAGAACGAGCGTTCGCAGCTCCAGAACAAGGCACGGGCGATGCAGGTGCTGGCCGCCCGCCTGCAGGCCGCCGCCGAGGAGGAGGCCGAGGCCACCGCGGCGCAGGGACGTGCCGCGCAGATCCGTACGGTCGACCGCTCCGAGCGAATCCGTACCTACAACTTCCCCGAGAACCGCATCACCGACCACCGCATCGGCTACAAGGCCAACAACCTCGACGCGGTCCTCGCCGGCGACATGGACAGCCTGCTCGACGCGCTCGTCGCGGCGGACCGCAAGGCTCGCATGGAAGCCGACTGA
- a CDS encoding N5-glutamine methyltransferase family protein has product MSAPTGVVDELRSATAQLAQAGIDSARGDAEWLMAHVLDTDPGRLVVIDEIDDSHRRAFRAAVSRRAQRIPLQHIVGTAAFGPIELAVGPGVFIPRPETEYLLEWVVTTAVPRARALAQADTSPGPLLIADLCSGSGALAISIATMIPDARVIAVEADEDALLWLRRNVADAPPAVGARVEVVAADATDAARIAEVVPGGVSVVVSNPPYVPLDAGIGPEVAHDPARAVFGGADGMSVIVPMTPVIATMLVPGGFVGIEHDDTTSEAVVECLLAHGGFDEVTPRNDLTGRPRFVTARRTAP; this is encoded by the coding sequence ATGTCCGCTCCGACCGGGGTGGTCGACGAACTCCGCAGTGCCACTGCGCAACTGGCGCAGGCGGGCATCGACTCCGCGCGTGGTGACGCGGAGTGGCTGATGGCCCACGTGCTCGACACCGATCCCGGGCGGCTCGTCGTCATCGATGAGATCGACGATTCGCACCGGCGTGCGTTCCGTGCCGCCGTCTCCCGGCGTGCACAGCGCATCCCCCTGCAGCACATCGTCGGCACCGCGGCGTTCGGGCCGATCGAGCTCGCGGTAGGCCCGGGCGTCTTCATCCCGCGGCCGGAGACCGAGTATCTCCTCGAATGGGTGGTCACCACAGCCGTTCCCCGCGCTCGCGCCCTCGCACAGGCCGACACCTCGCCCGGTCCGTTGCTCATCGCCGACCTGTGCAGCGGCAGTGGGGCGCTGGCGATCTCGATCGCGACGATGATCCCGGACGCGCGCGTCATCGCCGTCGAGGCCGACGAGGATGCCCTGCTGTGGCTGCGTCGCAACGTCGCAGACGCACCGCCCGCCGTCGGGGCGCGGGTCGAGGTGGTCGCCGCCGACGCCACCGACGCCGCCCGGATCGCCGAGGTCGTGCCCGGCGGCGTCTCCGTGGTCGTCAGCAACCCCCCGTACGTCCCGCTCGACGCCGGCATCGGACCCGAAGTGGCCCATGACCCGGCGCGCGCGGTCTTCGGCGGTGCCGACGGGATGTCGGTGATCGTGCCCATGACCCCGGTGATCGCCACGATGCTCGTACCCGGTGGTTTCGTCGGCATCGAGCACGACGACACGACCTCGGAGGCGGTGGTCGAATGTCTGCTCGCGCACGGTGGGTTCGACGAGGTGACACCGCGGAACGATCTGACCGGCCGGCCGCGGTTCGTGACGGCGCGCCGCACCGCTCCCTGA
- a CDS encoding L-threonylcarbamoyladenylate synthase: protein MSIVFDCNDPQNRSAGIRAAVGAAKAGRLIVMPTDTLYGIGCDAFDSDAVGALLAAKHRGRDMPVPVLVGSWHSIDGLVLSVPQAARDLIEAFWPGGLSLVVQQARSLAWDLGDTDGTVMLRMPLHPVAIEVLREVGPMAVSSANVSGRPPATTADEAREQLADDVSVYLDGGPAPAAQASTIVDLSGATPRILREGAVSTDAVAEVLDVDPASLRPGR, encoded by the coding sequence GTGAGCATTGTTTTCGACTGCAACGATCCGCAGAACCGCTCGGCGGGGATTCGGGCGGCCGTCGGGGCGGCGAAGGCCGGACGCCTGATCGTCATGCCCACCGACACTCTCTACGGTATCGGTTGCGACGCCTTCGATTCCGACGCCGTCGGCGCCCTGTTGGCCGCCAAGCACCGTGGCCGCGACATGCCGGTACCCGTCCTGGTGGGTTCCTGGCACTCGATCGACGGCCTGGTGCTGTCCGTCCCGCAGGCCGCGCGCGATCTGATCGAGGCATTCTGGCCTGGTGGTCTGAGTCTGGTTGTCCAACAGGCGCGTTCGCTTGCGTGGGACCTCGGCGACACCGACGGCACCGTCATGTTGCGGATGCCGTTGCACCCGGTCGCGATCGAGGTGCTGCGCGAGGTCGGACCGATGGCCGTGTCGAGCGCCAACGTGTCGGGCCGCCCACCGGCGACCACGGCCGATGAAGCGCGCGAACAGCTCGCGGACGATGTCTCGGTCTACCTCGACGGTGGTCCGGCTCCCGCCGCCCAGGCCTCGACGATCGTCGACCTCTCCGGCGCCACCCCGCGAATCCTTCGCGAGGGCGCGGTCTCGACCGACGCGGTCGCCGAGGTTCTCGACGTCGACCCGGCCTCTCTGCGTCCGGGGCGATGA
- the glyA gene encoding serine hydroxymethyltransferase, which yields MSPVPADLATGNLPTGDADVDALIGREVRRRQSTVQLLASETEPTVGVRAAMASVFDAKYAEGMPGSRYHGGCEVADDLEELAIARAGELFGAEYVNVQPLSGSAANLAVYSAFAQPGDPVLALKLEHGGHQTHGSRANFSGRWFSPLHYEVRREDELIDYDQVRDLALVHRPRILVAGAASYARPFDYPLLRQIADEAECILWVDAAHLAGVVAAGLLPSPVPYADVVTLSTNKVIRGPRGGIILAREQHREALRKAVFPFVQGGPSMHTIAAKAVACAESRTVGFAGYVRSSIDNARALGAELAARGVRVVSGGTDLHLAVIDVSALGISGAQAQYRLRAAGIVVDKAVLPFDTQPVTVGSAIRIGTPVATERGLTPELAPALADAMIGAMSTSEHAAHDRIRREITDVACG from the coding sequence ATGAGCCCCGTCCCTGCCGACCTCGCGACGGGGAATCTGCCCACGGGCGACGCCGACGTCGACGCCCTGATCGGGCGCGAGGTGCGACGCCGGCAGTCGACGGTGCAGTTGCTCGCGAGTGAGACCGAGCCCACCGTCGGGGTACGTGCCGCGATGGCGTCGGTCTTCGACGCCAAATACGCCGAGGGTATGCCGGGGTCGCGCTACCACGGCGGTTGCGAGGTGGCCGATGACCTCGAAGAGCTCGCCATCGCCCGTGCAGGGGAGCTGTTCGGTGCGGAGTATGTGAACGTGCAACCGCTGTCGGGGAGTGCGGCGAACCTCGCGGTGTACTCGGCATTCGCACAGCCGGGCGACCCCGTCCTCGCGCTGAAACTCGAGCACGGCGGCCACCAGACGCACGGATCGCGTGCGAACTTCTCGGGCCGCTGGTTCTCCCCGCTGCACTACGAGGTGCGGCGCGAGGACGAACTCATCGACTACGACCAGGTACGAGACCTCGCGCTGGTGCACCGGCCGCGAATTCTGGTCGCCGGCGCCGCGTCGTATGCCCGGCCCTTCGACTACCCGCTCCTCCGGCAGATCGCCGACGAGGCCGAGTGCATCCTCTGGGTCGACGCCGCGCACCTCGCCGGTGTGGTCGCGGCGGGGCTGTTGCCCTCGCCGGTCCCGTACGCCGACGTCGTGACGCTGTCGACCAACAAGGTGATCCGCGGACCTCGTGGCGGGATCATCCTGGCCCGCGAGCAGCACCGAGAAGCGCTGCGCAAGGCGGTGTTCCCGTTCGTGCAGGGGGGGCCCTCGATGCACACGATCGCCGCCAAGGCGGTCGCGTGTGCCGAGTCGCGCACCGTGGGGTTCGCCGGATATGTGCGGTCGTCGATCGACAACGCCCGCGCGCTCGGCGCGGAACTCGCCGCCCGCGGCGTGCGCGTGGTGTCCGGCGGCACCGACCTCCACCTCGCGGTGATCGACGTGTCCGCGTTGGGGATCTCCGGGGCGCAGGCGCAGTATCGCCTGCGCGCGGCGGGGATCGTCGTGGACAAGGCAGTCCTGCCGTTCGACACCCAGCCGGTCACGGTCGGCTCGGCGATCCGGATCGGGACCCCCGTCGCCACCGAGCGCGGCCTGACGCCGGAGCTGGCCCCGGCCCTCGCGGACGCGATGATCGGCGCGATGTCGACGTCGGAACACGCCGCGCACGACCGGATCCGCCGCGAGATCACCGATGTGGCATGCGGGTAG
- a CDS encoding glycosyltransferase family 4 protein: protein MIGGAPVLLAAASGGGGTGVPLRELMLVGLTAAAMTYLLTSAVRVFAIRAGAVAVPRVRDVHVIPTPRLGGLGMFGGVVAGIALAANLPALNRGFAYTTDMTAVIAAGTVIVLVGVVDDRWGLDALTKFVGQLTAAGVLVLLGISWLQLYVPFGNIGTLVLDPLQAGLLTVAITVATINAINFVDGLDGLAAGLGLIAAAAICMFSLGLLRDQGGDVSYYPPALIAVSLAGACLGFLPHNFSPARIFMGDSGAMLIGLLLAAASTSASGRIAVNAYGPADIFTLLSPLILVAAVVFIPMLDMLLAVIRRTRAGVGFYTPDKMHLHHRLLELGHSQRRVALIIYLWVGVLAFSAAASTLFPLSVVAPAFGAGLVVAMLVTMAPRLHRRFAELRTSTKAFR, encoded by the coding sequence ATGATCGGGGGAGCTCCCGTGCTGCTCGCGGCGGCATCGGGCGGGGGAGGGACCGGCGTTCCGCTGCGCGAGCTGATGCTCGTCGGACTGACCGCCGCCGCCATGACCTACCTGCTGACCTCCGCGGTGCGGGTCTTCGCGATCCGTGCGGGCGCGGTCGCGGTGCCCCGCGTGCGCGACGTCCACGTCATCCCGACGCCCCGGCTGGGGGGCCTGGGGATGTTCGGCGGGGTGGTCGCCGGAATCGCCTTGGCCGCCAATCTCCCCGCCCTCAACCGCGGATTCGCCTACACCACCGATATGACGGCGGTGATCGCGGCGGGCACGGTGATCGTCCTGGTCGGGGTCGTCGACGACCGATGGGGTCTCGACGCGCTGACCAAGTTCGTCGGTCAGCTGACCGCCGCCGGGGTGCTGGTGCTGCTCGGCATCAGCTGGCTGCAGCTGTACGTGCCGTTCGGGAACATCGGCACCCTCGTGCTCGACCCCCTGCAGGCCGGACTGCTGACCGTCGCGATCACCGTGGCGACGATCAACGCGATCAACTTCGTCGACGGACTCGACGGGCTCGCGGCAGGGCTCGGCCTGATCGCGGCGGCGGCCATCTGCATGTTCTCCCTCGGTCTGTTGCGTGACCAGGGGGGAGACGTCAGCTACTACCCACCCGCGCTCATCGCGGTGTCGCTCGCCGGTGCGTGTCTTGGATTCCTTCCGCACAACTTCTCGCCGGCCCGCATCTTCATGGGTGACTCGGGCGCGATGCTGATCGGGCTGCTCCTGGCGGCCGCGTCGACGAGCGCCTCCGGACGCATCGCGGTCAACGCCTACGGCCCGGCGGACATCTTCACCCTGCTGTCGCCGTTGATCCTCGTCGCAGCCGTGGTGTTCATCCCGATGCTCGACATGCTGCTGGCGGTGATCCGGCGCACCCGTGCCGGTGTCGGTTTCTACACCCCGGACAAGATGCACCTGCACCACCGACTACTCGAACTCGGGCATTCGCAGCGCCGGGTGGCGCTCATCATCTACCTGTGGGTCGGGGTGCTGGCGTTTTCCGCGGCCGCGAGCACGTTGTTCCCGCTGTCGGTGGTGGCACCGGCCTTCGGTGCGGGTCTGGTGGTCGCGATGCTGGTCACGATGGCTCCTCGCCTGCATCGCCGGTTCGCCGAGCTGCGTACGTCGACCAAGGCGTTCCGCTGA
- the atpB gene encoding F0F1 ATP synthase subunit A encodes MTTALNLAAEDGESSIQVGHYTKFELFGLTFNLETIIATALAAVIMLALAFYLKSKVTSTGVPSGVQLFWETVTIQMRSQVESAIGMKVAPYVLPLAVSLFTFILISNWLSVLPLQVGHHEILKPPAADVNFAYALALFVFVWYQAAGFKARGLIGHPKRILKGHVTFLAPINVIEEFTKPISLSLRLFGNVFAGSMMVALIALFPPYIMWAPNAIWKSFELFVGLIQAFIFALLTILYFSQSMETEDH; translated from the coding sequence ATGACGACCGCCCTCAATCTTGCCGCAGAGGATGGCGAATCATCCATCCAGGTGGGTCATTACACAAAGTTCGAGCTGTTCGGGCTGACCTTCAATCTGGAGACCATCATCGCGACGGCGCTCGCGGCGGTGATCATGCTCGCGCTGGCCTTCTACCTCAAGTCGAAGGTCACCTCCACCGGTGTGCCCTCGGGTGTGCAGCTGTTCTGGGAGACCGTCACGATCCAGATGCGTAGCCAGGTCGAGAGCGCCATCGGCATGAAGGTCGCCCCGTACGTCCTTCCTCTCGCGGTCTCGCTGTTCACCTTCATCCTGATCTCCAACTGGCTCTCGGTGCTGCCGCTGCAGGTGGGTCATCACGAGATCCTCAAGCCGCCGGCTGCGGACGTGAACTTCGCTTACGCCCTCGCGCTGTTCGTCTTCGTCTGGTACCAGGCCGCAGGCTTCAAGGCCCGCGGACTGATCGGCCACCCGAAGCGAATCCTGAAGGGTCACGTGACGTTCCTCGCGCCGATCAACGTGATCGAGGAATTCACCAAGCCGATCTCGCTCTCGCTGCGACTCTTCGGCAACGTGTTCGCCGGCAGCATGATGGTCGCCCTGATCGCACTGTTCCCGCCGTACATCATGTGGGCACCCAACGCGATCTGGAAGTCCTTCGAGCTCTTCGTCGGTCTGATCCAGGCCTTCATCTTCGCGCTGCTGACGATCCTGTACTTCTCGCAGTCGATGGAAACCGAGGATCACTGA
- a CDS encoding F0F1 ATP synthase subunit C, which translates to MDPYIGLGALIGGGLIMAGGAVGAGIGNGLAGSQLIAGIARQPEAQGRLFTPFFITVGLVEAAYFINLAFMALFVFATPISAG; encoded by the coding sequence ATGGATCCTTACATTGGCCTCGGCGCACTCATCGGTGGCGGCCTGATCATGGCCGGTGGCGCAGTCGGTGCCGGTATCGGTAACGGCCTGGCCGGTAGCCAGCTGATCGCCGGCATCGCTCGCCAGCCCGAGGCGCAGGGTCGTCTGTTCACCCCGTTCTTCATCACCGTCGGTCTGGTCGAAGCCGCGTACTTCATCAACCTGGCCTTCATGGCGCTCTTCGTGTTCGCCACCCCGATCAGCGCCGGCTGA
- a CDS encoding F0F1 ATP synthase subunit B gives MTLAAENFLIPNGTFFVVLLIFVILLLVIRKFVVPPIQQVLEERDEMIHRTAADNRTAAAEFEDADVQFRSLLKEARGEATAKRDDARAQGREQLNEMKHAATAEADAALQSTSSELAAQGEQAASTAAADVDALAKTLAARVLGVDSATLSDTRSTSGAVN, from the coding sequence ATGACGCTTGCTGCAGAGAACTTCCTGATTCCGAATGGAACGTTCTTCGTTGTCCTGCTCATCTTCGTGATTTTGCTGCTGGTCATCCGCAAGTTCGTGGTTCCGCCTATTCAGCAGGTCCTCGAGGAGCGGGACGAGATGATCCACCGCACCGCGGCGGACAATCGCACTGCCGCCGCCGAATTCGAGGATGCGGACGTGCAGTTCCGTTCGCTCCTCAAGGAAGCGCGCGGTGAGGCCACCGCGAAACGCGACGATGCTCGCGCGCAGGGCCGTGAACAGCTGAACGAGATGAAGCATGCAGCGACCGCCGAGGCCGACGCAGCCCTGCAGTCGACCAGCTCCGAGCTGGCGGCTCAGGGTGAGCAGGCCGCCTCGACGGCTGCAGCTGATGTGGACGCACTCGCCAAGACCCTTGCGGCGCGTGTGCTCGGTGTCGACTCGGCCACTCTTTCCGATACCCGATCGACGAGCGGAGCGGTGAACTGA